Proteins encoded by one window of Amaranthus tricolor cultivar Red isolate AtriRed21 chromosome 4, ASM2621246v1, whole genome shotgun sequence:
- the LOC130810361 gene encoding ABC transporter G family member 25 isoform X2, with amino-acid sequence MYGFMDISYKMKVEPNNGGSSMKRLICGNCNPSDEIPTARIEERTILNEITGVAYPGEILAVLGPSGSGKSTLLNALAGRLRGQALTGSILINDKKLTKQTLKRTGFVTQDDVLYPHLTVQETLLYCALLRLPNTLTKSEKITTVDSVMTELGLGKCADTIIGNTFIRGVSGGERKRVCIAHEMLVNPSLLILDEPTSGLDSTAAHRLISTLQGLARKGGKTIITSIHQPSSRVYQMFDSVLVLCDGRSIYFGKGSETMSWFQSVGFQPSFPMNPADFLLDLANGIGHQCDGVNERDKPNTKQALFSAYNNVLAPRVKAACLENTPTKDTTNSPKDSIVVARKPSIKQYMKSSILKWCNQFSILLQRSLKERRHESFNSLRVSQVIAAALLSGIMWWHSDFRDIQDRLGLLYFISIFWGVFPSFNAVFAFPQDRSIFAKERASGMYSLSPYFMARIIGDLPMELILPSVFLTLVYWMTGLRPELWTFLLTLGVVIGYVLVAQGLGLALGAIIMDAKRASTIVTIIMLGCVLTGGFYVHKLPTCLGWIKYASITFYCYRLLIDVQYDGGAQISSYFRCSTLSSNVADCKFIHEDIVGQICPLTSVAVMVIMFFGFRILAYIALRRMKV; translated from the exons ATGTATGGG tttatGGACATAAGCTATAAAATGAAGGTGGAACCGAACAATGGGGGAAGCAGTATGAAGCGTTTGATCTGTGGTAATTGTAATCCCTCAGATGAGATACCAACGGCTAGGATTGAAGAACGGACAATCTTAAACGAAATAACTGGAGTAGCATACCCAGGAGAGATCTTAGCCGTTCTTGGACCATCAGGGAGTGGTAAATCAACGCTGTTAAACGCATTAGCAGGAAGACTCCGTGGACAAGCACTTACAGGATCAATCCTCATAAACGACAAAAAACTCACAAAACAAACATTAAAACGCACCGGATTTGTCACCCAAGATGACGTCCTTTACCCTCACCTTACAGTCCAAGAAACACTCCTCTACTGCGCACTACTCCGCTTACCAAACACCCTCACTAAATCTGAGAAAATCACCACCGTTGATTCGGTGATGACAGAGCTAGGATTGGGTAAGTGCGCGGACACCATAATAGGGAACACCTTCATACGTGGCGTTTCAGGGGGTGAAAGAAAAAGAGTATGTATTGCACATGAAATGTTGGTTAACCCGAGTTTATTAATTTTAGATGAACCGACGTCCGGTTTAGACTCAACCGCTGCTCACCGGTTAATTTCAACCTTACAAGGGTTAGCAAGAAAAGgaggaaaaacaataattacTTCGATTCATCAACCATCGAGCCGGGTTTATCAAATGTTTGATTCGGTTCTTGTATTATGTGATGGAAGATCGATTTATTTTGGTAAAGGAAGCGAAACGATGTCGTGGTTTCAATCTGTTGGGTTTCAACCGTCATTTCCTATGAACCCTGCTGATTTTCTCCTTGATCTCGCTAATG GAATAGGTCACCAATGTGATGGAGTAAATGAAAGAGATAAGCCTAATACAAAGCAAGCCCTATTCTCAGCATACAACAATGTATTAGCTCCTAGAGTAAAAGCTGCCTGTTTAGAGAATACTCCAACCAAGGACACTACAAATTCACCAAAAGATTCAATAGTTGTAGCTAGAAAACCAAGCATAAAGCAATACATGAAATCAAGCATTTTGAAATGGTGCAACCAATTTAGCATCCTACTTCAAAGGAGCTTAAAAGAGCGTAGGCACGAATCATTTAACTCGCTTCGAGTCTCTCAAGTAATCGCGGCTGCCCTCTTGTCCGGAATCATGTGGTGGCACTCGGATTTTCGAGACATTCAAGATAGGCTTGGACTTCTTTACTTCATCTCGATTTTTTGGGGTGTTTTCCCTTCGTTTAATGCTGTGTTTGCGTTCCCCCAAGATCGATCCATCTTTGCTAAAGAGCGAGCTTCTGGAATGTACTCTTTGTCGCCTTACTTTATGGCTCGAATCATAGGTGATCTACCGATGGAGCTTATTCTTCCTAGCGTGTTCCTCACATTAGTGTATTGGATGACGGGCCTAAGACCCGAACTTTGGACCTTCCTATTAACCCTAGGAGTCGTAATTGGGTACGTACTCGTAGCACAAGGACTCGGGCTTGCTTTAGGTGCAATCATAATGGACGCTAAACGGGCCTCTACAATTGTTACAATCATAATGTTGGGTTGTGTCTTAACCGGAGGATTCTATGTGCATAAGTTGCCTACTTGTTTAGGCTGGATCAAATACGCATCTATTACATTTTACTGCTATAGACTCCTAATCGATGTCCAATACGATGGTGGAGCACAAATCTCGAGCTATTTTCGATGCTCGACCCTTTCGAGCAATGTGGCTGATTGTAAGTTCATTCATGAAGATATCGTAGGACAAATCTGCCCTCTAACAAGTGTAGCGGTTATGGTGATCATGTTTTTTGGGTTTAGAATATTGGCCTACATTGCATTAAGGCGTATGAAGGTCTAA
- the LOC130810361 gene encoding ABC transporter G family member 25 isoform X1 has translation MSNFYDNNKPPNQINGNNNMQCNDFQIQSPSILCSSYPITLKFMDISYKMKVEPNNGGSSMKRLICGNCNPSDEIPTARIEERTILNEITGVAYPGEILAVLGPSGSGKSTLLNALAGRLRGQALTGSILINDKKLTKQTLKRTGFVTQDDVLYPHLTVQETLLYCALLRLPNTLTKSEKITTVDSVMTELGLGKCADTIIGNTFIRGVSGGERKRVCIAHEMLVNPSLLILDEPTSGLDSTAAHRLISTLQGLARKGGKTIITSIHQPSSRVYQMFDSVLVLCDGRSIYFGKGSETMSWFQSVGFQPSFPMNPADFLLDLANGIGHQCDGVNERDKPNTKQALFSAYNNVLAPRVKAACLENTPTKDTTNSPKDSIVVARKPSIKQYMKSSILKWCNQFSILLQRSLKERRHESFNSLRVSQVIAAALLSGIMWWHSDFRDIQDRLGLLYFISIFWGVFPSFNAVFAFPQDRSIFAKERASGMYSLSPYFMARIIGDLPMELILPSVFLTLVYWMTGLRPELWTFLLTLGVVIGYVLVAQGLGLALGAIIMDAKRASTIVTIIMLGCVLTGGFYVHKLPTCLGWIKYASITFYCYRLLIDVQYDGGAQISSYFRCSTLSSNVADCKFIHEDIVGQICPLTSVAVMVIMFFGFRILAYIALRRMKV, from the exons atgtcaaatttttatgataataacaAACCTCCAAACCAAATCAATGGAAATAATAATATGCAATGTAATGATTTCCAAATTCAATCACCATCTATATTATGCTCTTCTTATCCTATCACTCTCAAG tttatGGACATAAGCTATAAAATGAAGGTGGAACCGAACAATGGGGGAAGCAGTATGAAGCGTTTGATCTGTGGTAATTGTAATCCCTCAGATGAGATACCAACGGCTAGGATTGAAGAACGGACAATCTTAAACGAAATAACTGGAGTAGCATACCCAGGAGAGATCTTAGCCGTTCTTGGACCATCAGGGAGTGGTAAATCAACGCTGTTAAACGCATTAGCAGGAAGACTCCGTGGACAAGCACTTACAGGATCAATCCTCATAAACGACAAAAAACTCACAAAACAAACATTAAAACGCACCGGATTTGTCACCCAAGATGACGTCCTTTACCCTCACCTTACAGTCCAAGAAACACTCCTCTACTGCGCACTACTCCGCTTACCAAACACCCTCACTAAATCTGAGAAAATCACCACCGTTGATTCGGTGATGACAGAGCTAGGATTGGGTAAGTGCGCGGACACCATAATAGGGAACACCTTCATACGTGGCGTTTCAGGGGGTGAAAGAAAAAGAGTATGTATTGCACATGAAATGTTGGTTAACCCGAGTTTATTAATTTTAGATGAACCGACGTCCGGTTTAGACTCAACCGCTGCTCACCGGTTAATTTCAACCTTACAAGGGTTAGCAAGAAAAGgaggaaaaacaataattacTTCGATTCATCAACCATCGAGCCGGGTTTATCAAATGTTTGATTCGGTTCTTGTATTATGTGATGGAAGATCGATTTATTTTGGTAAAGGAAGCGAAACGATGTCGTGGTTTCAATCTGTTGGGTTTCAACCGTCATTTCCTATGAACCCTGCTGATTTTCTCCTTGATCTCGCTAATG GAATAGGTCACCAATGTGATGGAGTAAATGAAAGAGATAAGCCTAATACAAAGCAAGCCCTATTCTCAGCATACAACAATGTATTAGCTCCTAGAGTAAAAGCTGCCTGTTTAGAGAATACTCCAACCAAGGACACTACAAATTCACCAAAAGATTCAATAGTTGTAGCTAGAAAACCAAGCATAAAGCAATACATGAAATCAAGCATTTTGAAATGGTGCAACCAATTTAGCATCCTACTTCAAAGGAGCTTAAAAGAGCGTAGGCACGAATCATTTAACTCGCTTCGAGTCTCTCAAGTAATCGCGGCTGCCCTCTTGTCCGGAATCATGTGGTGGCACTCGGATTTTCGAGACATTCAAGATAGGCTTGGACTTCTTTACTTCATCTCGATTTTTTGGGGTGTTTTCCCTTCGTTTAATGCTGTGTTTGCGTTCCCCCAAGATCGATCCATCTTTGCTAAAGAGCGAGCTTCTGGAATGTACTCTTTGTCGCCTTACTTTATGGCTCGAATCATAGGTGATCTACCGATGGAGCTTATTCTTCCTAGCGTGTTCCTCACATTAGTGTATTGGATGACGGGCCTAAGACCCGAACTTTGGACCTTCCTATTAACCCTAGGAGTCGTAATTGGGTACGTACTCGTAGCACAAGGACTCGGGCTTGCTTTAGGTGCAATCATAATGGACGCTAAACGGGCCTCTACAATTGTTACAATCATAATGTTGGGTTGTGTCTTAACCGGAGGATTCTATGTGCATAAGTTGCCTACTTGTTTAGGCTGGATCAAATACGCATCTATTACATTTTACTGCTATAGACTCCTAATCGATGTCCAATACGATGGTGGAGCACAAATCTCGAGCTATTTTCGATGCTCGACCCTTTCGAGCAATGTGGCTGATTGTAAGTTCATTCATGAAGATATCGTAGGACAAATCTGCCCTCTAACAAGTGTAGCGGTTATGGTGATCATGTTTTTTGGGTTTAGAATATTGGCCTACATTGCATTAAGGCGTATGAAGGTCTAA